Proteins from one Mus pahari chromosome 10, PAHARI_EIJ_v1.1, whole genome shotgun sequence genomic window:
- the Uaca gene encoding uveal autoantigen with coiled-coil domains and ankyrin repeats isoform X2: MMNCWLPCASNHSQSADWNKYDDRLMKAAERGDVEKVSSILAKKGVHPGKLDVEGRSAFHVVASKGNLECLNAILTHGIDVATRDSAGRNALHLAAKYGHALCLQKLLQYNCPTEHVDLQGRTALHDAAMADCPSSIQLLCDHGASVNAKDIDGRTPLVLATQMCRPTICQLLIDRGADVNSRDKQNRTALMLGCEYGCRDAVEVLMKNGADLTLLDALGHDSSYYARIGDNLDILNLLKTASENTIKGGGRELWRKGPPLQQRNLSHTQDEGSVKSAQREQRERQSFQDLEIENEDLREKLRKIQQEQRILLDKVNGLQLQLNEEVMVADDLESEREKLKSLLAAKEKQHEESLRTIEALKNRFKYFESDHPGPGSYSSNRKEDMLHKQGQMYTADSQCASPGVPPHMQSRSMLRPLELSLPSQTSYSENEILKKELETMRTYYDSAKQDRLKFQNELAHKVAECKALALECERVKEDSDEQIKQLEDALKDVQKRMYESEGKVKQMQTHFLALKEHLTNEAATGSHRIIEELREQLKDLKGKYEGASAEVGKLRSQVKQSEMLVGEFKRDEGRLVEENKRLQKEYGTCEVELERRGRRVAELEGQLKELGAKLALSVPTEKFESMKSSLSNDINEKAKRLSEMGRDYESSQGEIRQLKRELESVRAQHIRPEEHELLRSRLEQKSGELGKKVSELTLKNQTLQKDVEKLHADNKLLNQQVHSLTAEMKTCYVPLRISEEMKKLHDVNVEDLNKKLSEATQRYMEKKQEAERLLAENDKLTKNVSRLEAVFVAPEKHEKELMGLKSNIEELKKQLSELNKKCGEGQEKIRALMSENSSLKKTLSSQYVPAKTHEEVKATLNSTLEKTNRALLEAKKRFDDTSQEVSKLRDENEVLRRNLENVQNQMKADYVSLEEHSRRMSTVSQSLKEAQEANTAIQADYRQGQEEIVTLHAEIKAQKKELDTIQECIKLKYAPLTRLEECERKFKATEKGLKEQLSEQAHKCRQRDEEVKKGKQENERLRKDLAALQKELQDRNVLVEEAREAERALNGKTDELSRQLKDLSQKYSDVKSEREKLLEEKAKQTSEILAAQNLLQKQPVPLEQVEALKKSLNGTIEQLKEELRSKQRCLEREQQTVSQLQQLLENQKNSSVTLADHLQLKEALEKEVGIMKASLREKEEESQKKTKEVSKLQTEVQTTKQALKNLETREVVDMSKYKATKNDLETQISNLNDKLASLNRKYDQACEEKVSAKDEKELLHLSIEQEIRDQKERCDKSLTTIMELQQRIQESAKQIEAKDNKITELLNDVERLKQALNGLSQLTYSSGSPTKRQSQLVDTLQRQVRDLQQQLADADRQHQEVIAIYRTHLLSAAQGHMDEDVQAALLQIIQMRQGLVC; this comes from the exons ATGATGAACTGTTGGCTGCCTTGTGCGTCTAACCATTCA CAATCAGCGGACTGGAATAAGTACGATGACCGGTTGATGAAGGCTGCTGAAAggggggatgtggagaaagtatCCTCCATCCTTGCCAAAAAGGGCGTCCATCCCGGCAAGCTAGATGTGGAAGGCAGATCGGC CTTCCACGTCGTGGCATCCAAAGGGAATCTGGAATGCCTGAATGCCATTCTTACGCATGGCATTGATGTTGCAACCAGGGACAGTGCAG GGAGGAATGCGCTTCACCTGGCAGCTAAGTATGGACACGCGTTATGCCTGCAGAAACTTCTACAG TACAACTGTCCCACTGAGCATGTGGACCTTCAGGGAAGAACTGCCCTTCATGACGCAG CCATGGCAGACTGTCCTTCCAGCATCCAGCTGCTCTGTGACCACGGGGCCTCCGTGAATGCCAAAGATATA GACGGGCGGACACCACTTGTTCTGGCAACTCAGATGTGCAGGCCGACCATTTGTCAGTTGCTGATAGACAGAGGGGCGGATGTCAATTccagagacaaacaaaacag AACAGCTCTGATGCTGGGCTGCGAGTACGGTTGCAGAGACGCTGTAGAAGTCCTCATGAAAAATGGTGCCGACCTGACCTTGCTGGATGCCCTTGGCCACGACAGTTCTTACTACGCAAGAATTGGTGACAATCTGGACATCCTGAACCTACTGAAGACAGCATCAGAAAACACCATCAAAGGCGGCG GGAGAGAACTCTGGAGGAAAGGGCCGCCTTTGCAACAG CGGAATTTGTCACacactcaagatgaaggaagtgTGAAGTCAGctcagagggagcagagagagcgCCAGAGCTTTCAG gATCTAGAGATTGAAAATGAAGATTTGAGAGAGAAGTTGAGGAAGATTCAGCAAGAGCAAAGAATCCTCCTGGATAAAGTCAATGGCTTACAGTTACAGCTGAATGAG GAAGTAATGGTCGCAGATGATCTGGAAAGCGAG AGAGAAAAGCTGAAGTCCCTTTTGGCAGCTAAAGAGAAGCAACATGAAGAAAGCTTAAGAACCATCGAGGCCCTGAAAAACAGATTCAAATATTTTGAG AGTGATCACCCAGGACCCGGAAGTTACTCGAGTAACC GAAAAGAAGATATGCTTCATAAACAAGGTCAAATGTACACGGCAGATTCACAG TGTGCATCACCGGGTGTACCTCCCCATATGCAGAGCAGGTCTATGTTAAGGCCTCTAGAGTTGTCTTTACCCAGTCAGACCTCATACTctgaaaatgagattttaaagaaagagttGGAAACCATGCGAACTTACTATGACTCGGCAAAACAGGACCGACTGAAGTTCCAAAACGAATTGGCTCACAAGGTGGCAGAGTGCAAAGCCTTAGCTCTGGAGTGCGAGAGAGTCAAGGAAGACTCTGACGAACAGATCAAGCAGCTGGAAGATGCCCTCAAAGACGTGCAGAAGAGGATGTACGAGTCCGAAGGGAAAGTCAAGCAAATGCAGACCCACTTCCTCGCCCTCAAGGAGCACCTGACCAATGAAGCAGCCACAGGGAGCCACCGAATCATCGAGGAACTGAGGGAACAGCTGAAAGACCTGAAAGGCAAATATGAAGGCGCTTCAGCAGAGGTGGGCAAGCTGCGGAGCCAGGTCAAACAGAGCGAGATGCTGGTAGGAGAGTTCAAGAGAGATGAGGGCAGGCTGGTGGAAGAGAATAAGCGATTGCAGAAGGAATATGGCACGTGTGAAGTCGAGCTGGAGAGGAGGGGGCGACGGGTCGCGGAGCTGGAGGGCCAGCTGAAGGAGCTGGGGGCTAAGCTGGCCCTTTCCGTCCCCACAGAGAAATTTGAAAGCATGAAGAGCTCGTTATCCAATGACATCAATGAGAAAGCAAAAAGGCTGTCGGAGATGGGGCGGGACTATGAAAGCTCTCAGGGGGAAATTCGACAGCtgaagagggagctggagagtGTCAGGGCCCAGCACATCAGACCTGAGGAGCATGAGCTGCTCAGAAGCAGGTTGGAGCAGAAGTCGGGAGAGCTGGGAAAGAAGGTGTCAGAGCTGACCCTCAAAAACCAGACGCTGCAGAAAGACGTGGAAAAACTCCACGCAGACAACAAGCTTCTCAATCAGCAGGTGCACAGCCTCACGGCGGAGATGAAAACATGCTACGTGCCTCTAAGGATCAGCGAGGAGATGAAGAAGTTGCATGACGTGAACGTGGAGGATTTGAATAAGAAGCTTTCAGAGGCAACACAGAGATACAtggagaagaagcaggaagcagagagactgcTGGCGGAGAATGATAAGTTGACTAAGAATGTCAGCCGCCTGGAAGCTGTGTTTGTAGCTCCCGAGAAACATGAAAAGGAGCTAATGGGTCTGAAATCCAATATCGAAGAACTGAAAAAGCAACTGTCTGAGCTTAATAAAAAATGTGGTGAGGGTCAGGAGAAAATACGTGCActtatgtctgaaaacagcagcTTGAAAAAGACTCTGAGTAGCCAGTATGTGCCTGCCAAGACCCACGAGGAGGTGAAGGCCACCCTCAACAGCACATTGGAGAAAACCAACAGAGCCTTACTGGAGGCGAAGAAAAGGTTTGACGACACGAGCCAGGAGGTCTCAAAACTAAGAGACGAGAATGAAGTATTGAGGAGGAACCTGGAGAATGTTCAGAATCAGATGAAGGCTGACTATGTGAGCCTGGAGGAGCACTCGAGAAGGATGAGCACGGTGAGCCAGAGTCTGAAGGAAGCGCAGGAGGCCAACACTGCCATCCAGGCCGACTACCGCCAGGGCCAGGAGGAGATCGTGACGCTGCATGCTGAGATCAAGGCCCAGAAAAAGGAGCTCGACACCATCCAGGAATGCATCAAGCTGAAGTACGCGCCCCTCACCCGCCTGGAAGAGTGTGAacgcaagttcaaggccacagagaaaggactgaaggagcagttATCAGAGCAGGCGCACAAGTGTCGCCAGAGGGACGAAGAGGTCAAGAAGGGCAAGCAAGAGAATGAGAGGCTGCGGAAGGACCTGGCTGCCCTTCAGAAGGAACTGCAGGATAGGAACGTTCTGGTGGAAGAggccagggaagcagaaagagcacTGAATGGGAAGACAGATGAGCTCAGCCGGCAGCTGAAGGACCTGTCCCAAAAGTACAGCGACgtgaagagtgagagagagaagctgcTAGAAGAAAAGGCCAAGCAGACCTCTGAGATCCTTGCTGCCCAAAATCTTCTGCAGAAACAGCCGGTCCCGCTGGAGCAGGTGGAGGCTCTAAAGAAATCTCTCAATGGCACAATTGAGCAGTTAAAGGAGGAGCTGAGGAGTAAGCAGAGGTGTCTGGAGCGAGAGCAGCAGACGGTGAGCCAGCTACAGCAGCTGCTGGAGAATCAGAAGAACTCCTCTGTGACCCTGGCGGATCACCTGCAGCTAAAGGAAGCCCTCGAGAAAGAGGTTGGAATCATGAAAGCCAGcctgagagaaaaggaagaggaaagccagaagaaaaccaaggaagTCTCCAAACTCCAGACAGAGGTTCAGACCACCAAGCAGGCGCTGAAGAACTTAGAGACCAGAGAGGTCGTCGACATGTCGAAATACAAAGCCACCAAGAATGACTTGGAGACCCAGATTTCCAACTTAAATGACAAACTGGCTAGTCTGAACAGGAAGTATGACCAAGCGTGTGAGGAGAAGGTCTCTGCCAAGGATGAGAAGGAGTTGCTCCATCTCAGCATAGAGCAGGAGATCAGGGATCAGAAGGAGCGGTGTGACAAGTCCCTGACGACGATCATGGAACTGCAGCAGAGGATCCAGGAGTCCGCCAAGCAGATCGAAGCGAAGGATAATAAG ATAACTGAACTTCTGAATGATGTCGAAAGACTAAAGCAGGCACTCAACGGCCTTTCTCAGCTCACCTACAGCAGTGGCAGCCCCACCAAGCGGCAGAGCCAACTGGTGGATACCCTGCAGCGGCAAGTGAGGGATCTGCAGCAGCAGCTGGCT GATGCTGACAGACAGCACCAAGAAGTTATCGCTATCTACCGGACACACCTCCTCAGTGCCGCACAG gGCCACATGGATGAAGATGTGCAGGCAGCCTTACTACAGATCATACAGATGCGACAAGGCCTCGTGTGCTAG
- the Uaca gene encoding uveal autoantigen with coiled-coil domains and ankyrin repeats isoform X1, whose amino-acid sequence MKSLKSRLWKQDAPGPTSPTSPTAVASTQSADWNKYDDRLMKAAERGDVEKVSSILAKKGVHPGKLDVEGRSAFHVVASKGNLECLNAILTHGIDVATRDSAGRNALHLAAKYGHALCLQKLLQYNCPTEHVDLQGRTALHDAAMADCPSSIQLLCDHGASVNAKDIDGRTPLVLATQMCRPTICQLLIDRGADVNSRDKQNRTALMLGCEYGCRDAVEVLMKNGADLTLLDALGHDSSYYARIGDNLDILNLLKTASENTIKGGGRELWRKGPPLQQRNLSHTQDEGSVKSAQREQRERQSFQDLEIENEDLREKLRKIQQEQRILLDKVNGLQLQLNEEVMVADDLESEREKLKSLLAAKEKQHEESLRTIEALKNRFKYFESDHPGPGSYSSNRKEDMLHKQGQMYTADSQCASPGVPPHMQSRSMLRPLELSLPSQTSYSENEILKKELETMRTYYDSAKQDRLKFQNELAHKVAECKALALECERVKEDSDEQIKQLEDALKDVQKRMYESEGKVKQMQTHFLALKEHLTNEAATGSHRIIEELREQLKDLKGKYEGASAEVGKLRSQVKQSEMLVGEFKRDEGRLVEENKRLQKEYGTCEVELERRGRRVAELEGQLKELGAKLALSVPTEKFESMKSSLSNDINEKAKRLSEMGRDYESSQGEIRQLKRELESVRAQHIRPEEHELLRSRLEQKSGELGKKVSELTLKNQTLQKDVEKLHADNKLLNQQVHSLTAEMKTCYVPLRISEEMKKLHDVNVEDLNKKLSEATQRYMEKKQEAERLLAENDKLTKNVSRLEAVFVAPEKHEKELMGLKSNIEELKKQLSELNKKCGEGQEKIRALMSENSSLKKTLSSQYVPAKTHEEVKATLNSTLEKTNRALLEAKKRFDDTSQEVSKLRDENEVLRRNLENVQNQMKADYVSLEEHSRRMSTVSQSLKEAQEANTAIQADYRQGQEEIVTLHAEIKAQKKELDTIQECIKLKYAPLTRLEECERKFKATEKGLKEQLSEQAHKCRQRDEEVKKGKQENERLRKDLAALQKELQDRNVLVEEAREAERALNGKTDELSRQLKDLSQKYSDVKSEREKLLEEKAKQTSEILAAQNLLQKQPVPLEQVEALKKSLNGTIEQLKEELRSKQRCLEREQQTVSQLQQLLENQKNSSVTLADHLQLKEALEKEVGIMKASLREKEEESQKKTKEVSKLQTEVQTTKQALKNLETREVVDMSKYKATKNDLETQISNLNDKLASLNRKYDQACEEKVSAKDEKELLHLSIEQEIRDQKERCDKSLTTIMELQQRIQESAKQIEAKDNKITELLNDVERLKQALNGLSQLTYSSGSPTKRQSQLVDTLQRQVRDLQQQLADADRQHQEVIAIYRTHLLSAAQGHMDEDVQAALLQIIQMRQGLVC is encoded by the exons CAATCAGCGGACTGGAATAAGTACGATGACCGGTTGATGAAGGCTGCTGAAAggggggatgtggagaaagtatCCTCCATCCTTGCCAAAAAGGGCGTCCATCCCGGCAAGCTAGATGTGGAAGGCAGATCGGC CTTCCACGTCGTGGCATCCAAAGGGAATCTGGAATGCCTGAATGCCATTCTTACGCATGGCATTGATGTTGCAACCAGGGACAGTGCAG GGAGGAATGCGCTTCACCTGGCAGCTAAGTATGGACACGCGTTATGCCTGCAGAAACTTCTACAG TACAACTGTCCCACTGAGCATGTGGACCTTCAGGGAAGAACTGCCCTTCATGACGCAG CCATGGCAGACTGTCCTTCCAGCATCCAGCTGCTCTGTGACCACGGGGCCTCCGTGAATGCCAAAGATATA GACGGGCGGACACCACTTGTTCTGGCAACTCAGATGTGCAGGCCGACCATTTGTCAGTTGCTGATAGACAGAGGGGCGGATGTCAATTccagagacaaacaaaacag AACAGCTCTGATGCTGGGCTGCGAGTACGGTTGCAGAGACGCTGTAGAAGTCCTCATGAAAAATGGTGCCGACCTGACCTTGCTGGATGCCCTTGGCCACGACAGTTCTTACTACGCAAGAATTGGTGACAATCTGGACATCCTGAACCTACTGAAGACAGCATCAGAAAACACCATCAAAGGCGGCG GGAGAGAACTCTGGAGGAAAGGGCCGCCTTTGCAACAG CGGAATTTGTCACacactcaagatgaaggaagtgTGAAGTCAGctcagagggagcagagagagcgCCAGAGCTTTCAG gATCTAGAGATTGAAAATGAAGATTTGAGAGAGAAGTTGAGGAAGATTCAGCAAGAGCAAAGAATCCTCCTGGATAAAGTCAATGGCTTACAGTTACAGCTGAATGAG GAAGTAATGGTCGCAGATGATCTGGAAAGCGAG AGAGAAAAGCTGAAGTCCCTTTTGGCAGCTAAAGAGAAGCAACATGAAGAAAGCTTAAGAACCATCGAGGCCCTGAAAAACAGATTCAAATATTTTGAG AGTGATCACCCAGGACCCGGAAGTTACTCGAGTAACC GAAAAGAAGATATGCTTCATAAACAAGGTCAAATGTACACGGCAGATTCACAG TGTGCATCACCGGGTGTACCTCCCCATATGCAGAGCAGGTCTATGTTAAGGCCTCTAGAGTTGTCTTTACCCAGTCAGACCTCATACTctgaaaatgagattttaaagaaagagttGGAAACCATGCGAACTTACTATGACTCGGCAAAACAGGACCGACTGAAGTTCCAAAACGAATTGGCTCACAAGGTGGCAGAGTGCAAAGCCTTAGCTCTGGAGTGCGAGAGAGTCAAGGAAGACTCTGACGAACAGATCAAGCAGCTGGAAGATGCCCTCAAAGACGTGCAGAAGAGGATGTACGAGTCCGAAGGGAAAGTCAAGCAAATGCAGACCCACTTCCTCGCCCTCAAGGAGCACCTGACCAATGAAGCAGCCACAGGGAGCCACCGAATCATCGAGGAACTGAGGGAACAGCTGAAAGACCTGAAAGGCAAATATGAAGGCGCTTCAGCAGAGGTGGGCAAGCTGCGGAGCCAGGTCAAACAGAGCGAGATGCTGGTAGGAGAGTTCAAGAGAGATGAGGGCAGGCTGGTGGAAGAGAATAAGCGATTGCAGAAGGAATATGGCACGTGTGAAGTCGAGCTGGAGAGGAGGGGGCGACGGGTCGCGGAGCTGGAGGGCCAGCTGAAGGAGCTGGGGGCTAAGCTGGCCCTTTCCGTCCCCACAGAGAAATTTGAAAGCATGAAGAGCTCGTTATCCAATGACATCAATGAGAAAGCAAAAAGGCTGTCGGAGATGGGGCGGGACTATGAAAGCTCTCAGGGGGAAATTCGACAGCtgaagagggagctggagagtGTCAGGGCCCAGCACATCAGACCTGAGGAGCATGAGCTGCTCAGAAGCAGGTTGGAGCAGAAGTCGGGAGAGCTGGGAAAGAAGGTGTCAGAGCTGACCCTCAAAAACCAGACGCTGCAGAAAGACGTGGAAAAACTCCACGCAGACAACAAGCTTCTCAATCAGCAGGTGCACAGCCTCACGGCGGAGATGAAAACATGCTACGTGCCTCTAAGGATCAGCGAGGAGATGAAGAAGTTGCATGACGTGAACGTGGAGGATTTGAATAAGAAGCTTTCAGAGGCAACACAGAGATACAtggagaagaagcaggaagcagagagactgcTGGCGGAGAATGATAAGTTGACTAAGAATGTCAGCCGCCTGGAAGCTGTGTTTGTAGCTCCCGAGAAACATGAAAAGGAGCTAATGGGTCTGAAATCCAATATCGAAGAACTGAAAAAGCAACTGTCTGAGCTTAATAAAAAATGTGGTGAGGGTCAGGAGAAAATACGTGCActtatgtctgaaaacagcagcTTGAAAAAGACTCTGAGTAGCCAGTATGTGCCTGCCAAGACCCACGAGGAGGTGAAGGCCACCCTCAACAGCACATTGGAGAAAACCAACAGAGCCTTACTGGAGGCGAAGAAAAGGTTTGACGACACGAGCCAGGAGGTCTCAAAACTAAGAGACGAGAATGAAGTATTGAGGAGGAACCTGGAGAATGTTCAGAATCAGATGAAGGCTGACTATGTGAGCCTGGAGGAGCACTCGAGAAGGATGAGCACGGTGAGCCAGAGTCTGAAGGAAGCGCAGGAGGCCAACACTGCCATCCAGGCCGACTACCGCCAGGGCCAGGAGGAGATCGTGACGCTGCATGCTGAGATCAAGGCCCAGAAAAAGGAGCTCGACACCATCCAGGAATGCATCAAGCTGAAGTACGCGCCCCTCACCCGCCTGGAAGAGTGTGAacgcaagttcaaggccacagagaaaggactgaaggagcagttATCAGAGCAGGCGCACAAGTGTCGCCAGAGGGACGAAGAGGTCAAGAAGGGCAAGCAAGAGAATGAGAGGCTGCGGAAGGACCTGGCTGCCCTTCAGAAGGAACTGCAGGATAGGAACGTTCTGGTGGAAGAggccagggaagcagaaagagcacTGAATGGGAAGACAGATGAGCTCAGCCGGCAGCTGAAGGACCTGTCCCAAAAGTACAGCGACgtgaagagtgagagagagaagctgcTAGAAGAAAAGGCCAAGCAGACCTCTGAGATCCTTGCTGCCCAAAATCTTCTGCAGAAACAGCCGGTCCCGCTGGAGCAGGTGGAGGCTCTAAAGAAATCTCTCAATGGCACAATTGAGCAGTTAAAGGAGGAGCTGAGGAGTAAGCAGAGGTGTCTGGAGCGAGAGCAGCAGACGGTGAGCCAGCTACAGCAGCTGCTGGAGAATCAGAAGAACTCCTCTGTGACCCTGGCGGATCACCTGCAGCTAAAGGAAGCCCTCGAGAAAGAGGTTGGAATCATGAAAGCCAGcctgagagaaaaggaagaggaaagccagaagaaaaccaaggaagTCTCCAAACTCCAGACAGAGGTTCAGACCACCAAGCAGGCGCTGAAGAACTTAGAGACCAGAGAGGTCGTCGACATGTCGAAATACAAAGCCACCAAGAATGACTTGGAGACCCAGATTTCCAACTTAAATGACAAACTGGCTAGTCTGAACAGGAAGTATGACCAAGCGTGTGAGGAGAAGGTCTCTGCCAAGGATGAGAAGGAGTTGCTCCATCTCAGCATAGAGCAGGAGATCAGGGATCAGAAGGAGCGGTGTGACAAGTCCCTGACGACGATCATGGAACTGCAGCAGAGGATCCAGGAGTCCGCCAAGCAGATCGAAGCGAAGGATAATAAG ATAACTGAACTTCTGAATGATGTCGAAAGACTAAAGCAGGCACTCAACGGCCTTTCTCAGCTCACCTACAGCAGTGGCAGCCCCACCAAGCGGCAGAGCCAACTGGTGGATACCCTGCAGCGGCAAGTGAGGGATCTGCAGCAGCAGCTGGCT GATGCTGACAGACAGCACCAAGAAGTTATCGCTATCTACCGGACACACCTCCTCAGTGCCGCACAG gGCCACATGGATGAAGATGTGCAGGCAGCCTTACTACAGATCATACAGATGCGACAAGGCCTCGTGTGCTAG